From the unidentified bacterial endosymbiont genome, one window contains:
- a CDS encoding O-antigen ligase family protein has product MEKVKLRLYQLTLILSLVSLALVLVSSGKQREFFYIAIYASIVGLAFEYKKLTLRPFSIAYPVLLIGLLNLVWYLVYELHSEGLNAYSDYLGSSKKLILASLLIFYLDRFKFYVTKENFQKYFLITTAVGFVLATGYGVFQAVEGIDRVEMAINRPTIAAYVYSVLSLALVYSLYLQRNVKLYVVAGLVVLLSWFIILLTATRAAMGLYLILAIVLTLYQFRKIHLKSLMIFLCIVAGIIIVSYKPLISPKIEQTQSEITKYQEGHDATSLGARFSMWNVGIATGLAHPLGQSIDSREAWTKQYVKDGHPHVAAAIGYLRIHLHNEIIEKYSLQGIPGLAVLLYFFVSIIVYAMANRNGLLLTAMLLLLLYGLTDVMLLSSEALIFFMTLFALSPHFSQTRRQ; this is encoded by the coding sequence ATGGAAAAAGTAAAGTTAAGGCTTTATCAGTTGACGCTCATACTGAGCCTTGTCTCGTTAGCGCTGGTATTAGTGAGTTCAGGTAAACAACGCGAATTTTTTTACATCGCTATTTATGCCAGTATTGTGGGTTTAGCCTTTGAGTATAAAAAGCTTACTCTGCGACCGTTTAGCATTGCCTATCCTGTGCTGCTTATAGGGTTGCTGAACCTGGTCTGGTATTTGGTCTATGAGCTTCACAGTGAAGGGCTTAATGCTTACAGTGATTATCTTGGCTCCAGTAAAAAATTAATACTGGCAAGCCTGTTGATTTTTTATCTGGACCGCTTCAAATTTTATGTGACCAAAGAAAATTTCCAGAAATATTTTTTAATAACCACGGCCGTGGGATTTGTGCTGGCGACGGGGTACGGAGTTTTCCAGGCAGTAGAGGGAATTGACCGCGTCGAGATGGCGATTAATCGTCCAACCATTGCGGCCTATGTCTATTCTGTTCTCTCGTTAGCATTGGTGTATAGCCTCTATCTGCAACGAAACGTGAAGCTATATGTCGTGGCAGGTCTCGTCGTCCTGCTGTCCTGGTTCATTATTCTGCTGACCGCAACGCGTGCCGCTATGGGGCTTTATCTCATTCTGGCGATTGTTCTGACGCTTTATCAGTTTAGAAAAATCCACCTTAAATCCTTGATGATATTCTTGTGCATTGTTGCGGGTATCATTATTGTTAGTTATAAGCCCTTAATTTCACCCAAAATTGAACAAACCCAGAGTGAAATAACAAAGTACCAGGAAGGGCATGATGCGACTTCTCTTGGCGCGCGTTTTTCTATGTGGAATGTAGGGATCGCCACCGGCCTCGCCCATCCTTTGGGTCAATCCATTGATAGCCGGGAAGCGTGGACAAAACAGTATGTCAAGGATGGTCATCCACATGTTGCTGCCGCAATCGGCTACCTGCGCATCCACCTGCATAATGAAATTATTGAGAAATACTCCTTACAGGGGATCCCTGGCCTGGCGGTGTTGCTTTATTTCTTCGTCTCAATAATAGTTTACGCCATGGCAAACAGAAATGGTCTGCTGTTAACCGCCATGCTGCTCTTGTTGCTTTACGGGCTGACCGACGTCATGCTTCTGAGCTCAGAGGCTTTAATTTTCTTCATGACGCTGTTTGCATTGAGCCCCCATTTTTCGCAAACCCGACGTCAATAA
- a CDS encoding glycosyltransferase family 2 protein, whose translation MAFLSIIIAAHNAEDTLNATLESLQAAIDNAGNDVEVIIFNDSSVDATQDIIERWLRKSPYTIARYVEFRNVGHVRNSAVSLASGDYITMLDSDDLLKPGSIRDAVAFLKTARPDMLLTRLLEIRDVKKITDDWRGFSPVTLSQHDAIKRFLRHKDFQAHLIGQFIQRRLYEDNPIPSMICYEDFAVFPAMLMQSSKICYQRQGHYYYIKRSDSLSSSLNSNKISTLIKCTLLMEKTFPPQFRHLVNCHWFDIYSNHRKLLTEHQSTIVKQRVNTLYSPSFFLSRDIRFSYKKRVLESLWKK comes from the coding sequence ATGGCTTTTCTCAGCATCATTATTGCCGCGCATAATGCGGAAGATACGCTTAACGCTACGCTCGAGAGTCTACAGGCCGCTATCGATAATGCGGGTAATGACGTAGAAGTGATTATTTTCAATGACAGTTCTGTGGACGCAACGCAGGATATTATTGAACGCTGGCTGCGCAAAAGTCCTTATACGATCGCCCGATACGTTGAGTTCCGAAATGTCGGTCATGTTCGTAATAGCGCTGTCTCGCTGGCATCGGGAGATTATATTACGATGCTGGACAGCGATGACCTGTTGAAACCAGGCAGTATCAGAGACGCGGTGGCGTTCCTTAAAACAGCACGTCCTGATATGCTGCTGACGCGTTTGCTGGAGATCCGCGATGTCAAAAAAATCACCGACGACTGGCGAGGATTCTCCCCGGTAACGTTATCGCAACACGATGCCATTAAACGATTTTTACGCCATAAGGATTTTCAGGCGCATCTCATTGGTCAGTTTATTCAGCGTCGGCTTTATGAGGACAACCCGATACCGTCGATGATCTGCTATGAGGATTTTGCCGTATTCCCGGCAATGCTTATGCAGTCGAGTAAAATATGCTACCAGCGTCAAGGTCATTATTATTACATCAAGCGTAGCGACAGTTTATCGAGCAGTCTTAACAGCAATAAGATTTCGACACTTATTAAATGTACATTATTGATGGAAAAGACTTTTCCACCACAGTTCAGGCATCTGGTAAATTGCCATTGGTTTGATATCTATAGCAACCATCGAAAACTACTTACTGAACATCAATCAACGATTGTTAAACAGCGGGTAAATACGCTCTATTCCCCGTCATTTTTCTTATCACGCGATATTCGTTTCAGCTATAAAAAAAGGGTTCTTGAGTCATTATGGAAAAAGTAA
- a CDS encoding glycosyltransferase family 9 protein — MSYVFLLILLFPVKLIRKLFRKDTGKNLVIQTAKIGDFINATPLLAYLQKSDVLISRSVNALAKHDDTIEQIFFIEQHKRNLWRKLCFACRIMNRYDNVYLLQPNSVNLFFAAVCNAKNKQFLSTYTRRWYHGIFYATADGSVEHGKRTLSVTNYLKLADRALTWEDSPKHATKPLFKPAIYPEILDKPGVIRIGISIAAGNKAKTIPPAIWKRIADRLADLPCEFYVFGAPNEQPWMDDITRLYGELTNFTNLIGKISLEELPWAISKMDCYIASDSGNVYVADAVGVPVILLFGPCCHDEQRPLGKLLLIGNDANISSYVFETRYYFSQDREELFAVTDESLREIKHFICALPKAQASHPDA; from the coding sequence ATGAGTTACGTATTTCTGCTGATTTTACTCTTTCCGGTGAAACTCATCCGGAAGCTGTTTCGAAAAGACACGGGAAAAAACCTGGTCATTCAGACGGCCAAAATCGGTGACTTTATCAATGCAACGCCTCTCCTGGCATACCTGCAAAAAAGTGATGTGCTGATCAGCCGCAGCGTAAACGCGCTGGCAAAGCATGATGACACTATCGAACAGATTTTTTTTATCGAGCAGCATAAGCGCAACCTGTGGCGTAAGCTCTGTTTTGCGTGCAGGATAATGAACCGTTACGACAATGTGTATCTGCTGCAGCCCAACAGCGTGAATCTCTTTTTTGCCGCCGTCTGCAATGCAAAAAACAAACAATTTTTAAGTACTTATACACGCAGATGGTACCACGGGATTTTCTATGCCACGGCGGATGGTAGCGTTGAGCACGGTAAGAGGACGCTGTCGGTCACGAACTATCTTAAGCTAGCAGATCGCGCGCTCACCTGGGAAGACTCGCCTAAGCACGCCACTAAGCCCCTTTTCAAACCGGCCATCTATCCGGAAATACTTGATAAACCGGGCGTGATCCGCATCGGCATCAGTATTGCCGCGGGCAACAAAGCGAAGACGATTCCACCCGCCATCTGGAAGCGTATTGCCGATCGTCTCGCCGACCTGCCCTGCGAGTTTTATGTTTTCGGTGCCCCTAATGAGCAGCCATGGATGGATGATATTACCCGCCTCTACGGCGAACTCACCAATTTCACCAATCTGATTGGTAAAATCTCGCTGGAAGAACTCCCGTGGGCAATTTCAAAGATGGATTGCTATATCGCATCTGACTCGGGAAATGTCTATGTCGCCGACGCAGTGGGTGTACCCGTCATATTGCTGTTTGGCCCATGCTGTCATGATGAACAGCGCCCGCTTGGCAAGCTGCTTCTGATTGGAAATGATGCAAACATAAGCTCTTATGTCTTTGAAACACGTTACTATTTCTCACAGGATCGAGAAGAACTCTTCGCTGTAACCGACGAATCACTACGGGAAATTAAACACTTTATTTGCGCATTACCCAAGGCTCAAGCTTCTCACCCTGATGCTTAA
- the rfaC gene encoding lipopolysaccharide heptosyltransferase RfaC — MRVLIVKTSSMGDVLHTLPSLTDTMQTIPDIRFDWVVEEGFAQIPTWHQAVDRVIPVAIRRWRKAWFSAPIKAERKAFREAVQAQRYDAIIDAQGLVKSAALVTRLAHGMKHGMDWQSAREPLASLFYNRRHSIAKQQHAVERTRELFAKSLGYAKPDAQGDYAISQHFLRDADKRAQPYMVFLHATTRDDKHWPETHWRSLIELMQPTGIHIKLPWGAEHERQRAERLAAGFSHVEVLPKLTLAHVAAVLAGAEAIVSVDTGLSHLAAALDRPNITIFGPTDPGLIGGYGKNQHQMVSPTQQTRDISADAIFSYLQDSYRLPNRDI; from the coding sequence ATGCGGGTACTGATCGTTAAAACCTCTTCAATGGGAGATGTACTGCACACGTTGCCGTCGCTAACGGACACCATGCAGACGATCCCCGACATTCGTTTTGACTGGGTGGTAGAAGAAGGTTTCGCGCAGATCCCCACCTGGCATCAAGCGGTCGACCGCGTGATCCCGGTGGCGATCCGTCGCTGGCGCAAAGCCTGGTTTTCCGCGCCCATCAAAGCCGAACGTAAAGCTTTCCGCGAAGCGGTGCAGGCCCAGCGTTATGACGCGATTATCGATGCCCAGGGGCTGGTTAAAAGTGCCGCATTGGTCACCCGTCTGGCCCATGGCATGAAGCACGGTATGGACTGGCAATCCGCCCGCGAGCCGCTGGCAAGCCTGTTTTATAACCGTCGCCACTCTATTGCTAAGCAGCAGCACGCCGTCGAGCGTACCCGCGAGCTGTTCGCCAAAAGCCTGGGTTATGCAAAACCGGATGCGCAGGGCGATTACGCTATTTCGCAACATTTTCTGCGCGATGCTGATAAGCGCGCTCAGCCATACATGGTATTCCTGCATGCCACAACGCGCGACGATAAGCACTGGCCGGAAACGCACTGGCGAAGCTTAATAGAACTAATGCAACCTACCGGTATCCATATTAAACTGCCATGGGGTGCTGAGCATGAGCGGCAGCGTGCAGAACGCCTGGCTGCAGGTTTTTCGCACGTCGAAGTCTTACCTAAACTCACGCTGGCGCACGTTGCGGCCGTACTGGCAGGGGCTGAGGCTATCGTTTCCGTTGATACGGGATTAAGCCACTTAGCCGCGGCGCTGGATCGGCCAAATATTACAATTTTTGGCCCAACCGACCCGGGGTTGATTGGGGGTTACGGTAAAAACCAGCATCAGATGGTCAGCCCCACGCAGCAAACGAGGGATATTAGCGCAGATGCAATTTTTTCATATTTACAGGATAGCTATCGGCTTCCCAACAGGGATATTTAA